The proteins below come from a single Procambarus clarkii isolate CNS0578487 chromosome 54, FALCON_Pclarkii_2.0, whole genome shotgun sequence genomic window:
- the LOC123750010 gene encoding uncharacterized protein, with protein MTNSSWLILWTTLVVSQVLVVAQLVNPASPYGSQTRGPEGAGSASSQGSSGQHGSGSVVRGGLGSGPVLGAGIGLGSSQGVGINLGQGIGSGPAGSSGQGIGGSGDTPGQVSSGPLASSSSSGPSPYAGARYGSPQVSRVDAVFNPTVTQLFTIDRFVTLTDQAFQSVAVTLTSLTVQTVTTGTRAVVQTPVDDRVALQTTVVVRPSTLTVTYVQSDFRIVTERSLDYVTIAHTSYVIMQTTYTTTATQVLSYTTTLVRTNINTKSTVFTDYRTVTDTVLVPGARYGYRQL; from the exons ATGACTAACAGTTCCTGGCTAATATTGTGGACAACCCTGGTAGTCTCCCAGGTGCTTGTCGTTGCCCAACTTGTTAAC CCTGCCTCTCCTTATGGCAGTCAGACCAGAGGACCAGAAGGTGCGGGTAGTGCCAGCTCTCAGGGGTCATCAGGTCAACATGGCAGCGGTTCAGTAGTACGTGGCGGCCTGGGCAGCGGTCCAGTTCTGGGTGCTGGAATAGGACTTGGCAGCAGTCAAGGAGTAGGTATTAACCTTGGCCAAGGAATCGGCAGCGGTCCAGCTGGCAGTTCTGGTCAAGGAATTGGCGGGAGTGGTGACACGCCTGGACAGGTTAGCAGTGGACCTCTCGCTTCCTCTAGCAGTAGCGGTCCGTCTCCATACGCTGGGGCTAGGTATGGCAGTCCACAAGTGAGTAGAGTTGATGCAGTATTTAACCCCACTGTCACCCAGCTCTTCACCATCGACCGCTTCGTCACCCTCACTGATCAGGCTTTCCAGAGTGTGGCTGTCACcctcacttcactcaccgttcagACTGTCACCACTGGAACACGCGCG GTGGTACAGACGCCGGTGGATGACCGTGTCGCCCTCCAGACAACGGTAGTTGTCAGACCTTCAACATTAACGGTCACGTACGTGCAGTCAGACTTCAGAATTGTGACTGAAAGATCTTTAGACTACGTGACCATCGCCCACACCTCTTACGTCATCATGCAGACTACCTATACTACTACTGCTACCCAAGT GCTGTCGTACACGACAACGCTGGTGAGAACAAACATCAATACTAAGAGCACAGTGTTCACGGACTACCGCACAGTCACCGACACGGTCCTCGTCCCCGGAGCTCGCTACGGTTATAGACAGCTTTAG